A window of Mucilaginibacter paludis DSM 18603 contains these coding sequences:
- a CDS encoding FecR family protein has translation MNKKDAEDLIERYHTGNVSDEERAIIETWYLSFRANNQAPPIADETFLQYQQESMGNLLEHTRKGRLGNTNLWRRMAAAASVIFVMSLGIYLFIKRKPLDLPPRKTIAADLLPGANKVTLTLSNGSQVVLTGAKNGRVASDAGVAINKTADGSVSYAHKLAGEQNDDQLFNVATTPRGGQYQFTLSDGTKVWLNAATTLKFPVAFKGNERKVELNGEAYFEVAHDAGRPFRVVSKDQTAEVLGTHFNINSYEDESVLSTTLLEGSIKVVYKGNSKIIKPGEQARLKANQFDIVKANTEQVIAWKNGLFYFQDANLNEVMRQLSRWYDVDVKFEGNIPPREFSGGISRNVKASQILDILSFKKIHYKIQGRTIIITP, from the coding sequence ATGAATAAAAAGGACGCCGAAGATCTGATTGAAAGATACCATACAGGTAATGTTTCCGATGAGGAAAGGGCCATTATCGAAACATGGTATCTATCCTTCCGTGCAAACAACCAAGCTCCCCCTATTGCTGATGAGACCTTTCTGCAGTATCAACAGGAAAGCATGGGCAATCTGCTTGAGCATACCCGGAAGGGCAGGTTAGGAAACACCAATCTCTGGCGGCGTATGGCAGCGGCAGCATCGGTAATCTTTGTTATGTCGTTAGGTATATACCTGTTCATTAAACGTAAACCCCTGGACTTACCTCCCAGGAAAACGATTGCTGCTGATCTGCTCCCGGGGGCTAACAAAGTTACGCTAACCTTGTCAAATGGCAGCCAGGTTGTACTTACTGGCGCTAAAAACGGACGGGTGGCCAGCGATGCAGGTGTGGCTATCAATAAAACGGCAGATGGCAGTGTTTCATACGCTCACAAATTAGCCGGTGAGCAAAACGACGATCAATTATTTAATGTAGCTACCACCCCGCGTGGCGGCCAATACCAGTTTACCCTTTCTGACGGTACCAAGGTTTGGCTCAACGCTGCTACCACCTTGAAATTCCCGGTAGCATTTAAAGGTAACGAGCGCAAGGTTGAGCTTAATGGCGAGGCTTACTTTGAAGTTGCACACGATGCAGGCAGGCCGTTCCGCGTGGTTTCAAAAGATCAAACTGCAGAGGTTTTAGGCACACACTTCAACATCAACTCATATGAAGATGAAAGCGTACTGAGCACTACCCTTTTGGAGGGCAGTATAAAAGTAGTTTATAAAGGGAACAGCAAAATTATTAAGCCGGGAGAACAAGCCCGGTTAAAAGCTAACCAGTTTGACATTGTTAAAGCTAATACCGAACAGGTTATAGCCTGGAAAAACGGATTATTCTACTTTCAGGATGCCAATCTCAACGAAGTTATGCGCCAGCTGAGCCGCTGGTATGATGTAGATGTGAAATTTGAAGGCAATATCCCGCCAAGGGAATTTTCGGGAGGGATTTCCCGCAATGTTAAAGCATCACAAATCCTTGACATTTTAAGCTTTAAAAAAATCCATTATAAAATACAGGGCAGAACTATAATTATTACCCCTTAA